CGAGCCGGAAGGTCGTAATCTCAAGGTAAGGATTATTTTAATAATCCGCCTGATCGACATCTTCCTTATTTAAAAGTATTCTAATTTACTTTTTTTCTCTTGCCGGGTATTGCGCAATAGCTCCATTAGCTATATATTTGTATAATATTCTTATTTAAGTACCGCATTACCGTATTAACAAAATCAAATAACACCCTATCCGATGATAATGAAAATATTGAGAATGCTGAAACCGCCAGGCCGATGGCAACTGCCCGTGATCATTATTCTCGGGGTGATGACCGGGATTGTGCTGCTTCTTTTCAGGGCATCCAATGCACATTCATACCTTTCGGACAAACCGGAAACCTGTATCAACTGCCATGTGATGTATTCGCAGTACGCGTCGTGGAACCACAGCAGCCACAGGGAAGTTGCCACCTGCAACGACTGTCATGTTCCGCAGGACAACTTTTTCAGGAAGTATTATTTCAAAGCCATGGACGGACTCAGGCATGCAACCATCTTTACGGCCAGGGCAGAGCCTCAGGTCATCAGGATCAAGCAGGCAGGGATCAACGTTGTGCAGGAAAACTGCATCCGCTGCCACCAGGAGCTTGTCAGTATGGTAGAGGTCATTCAG
This sequence is a window from Lentimicrobium saccharophilum. Protein-coding genes within it:
- the nrfH gene encoding cytochrome c nitrite reductase small subunit codes for the protein MLKPPGRWQLPVIIILGVMTGIVLLLFRASNAHSYLSDKPETCINCHVMYSQYASWNHSSHREVATCNDCHVPQDNFFRKYYFKAMDGLRHATIFTARAEPQVIRIKQAGINVVQENCIRCHQELVSMVEVIQVTGENHKTGAGFRCWDCHRETPHGTVRSLASFPHSLVPQLKSATPEWINKYLKEEEK